The following coding sequences lie in one Yoonia sp. G8-12 genomic window:
- a CDS encoding multidrug effflux MFS transporter — protein MASLPVIRFLDRTTPPHIITLVLITGMSALNMSIFLPSLATMTTYFETDYAIMQIALSGYLAATAVLQVFIGPISDRYGRRIIVLGSLLIFVLATIGATMATTVETFLFFRIMQAAVATSMALGRAIVRDIVSQDQAASMIGYVTMGMALVPMLGPMLGGALEQAFDWHATFIFLILAGIGTFALCYFDLGETVAGKGTSFRDQLTSYPELFRSPRFWGYVLCAAFGSGAFFALLGGASFVASEIFGLSPIWSGMAIGAPALGYAFGNFLSGRYSVRLGINRMALIGTAITIAGLGTSAILTWIGVTHPLNFFGFCVFLGLGNGIMLPNVMAGSISVRPHLAGTASGLGGAIMIGGGAALSQFAGGILTVDSGTLPLQMLMLLVSVLAMLSVLFVVWREKSIA, from the coding sequence ATGGCTTCCTTACCAGTGATCCGGTTTCTGGATCGTACCACACCACCGCATATCATCACGCTTGTGCTGATCACCGGCATGTCCGCGCTTAATATGTCGATCTTCCTGCCGTCGCTGGCAACGATGACGACCTATTTTGAAACCGATTATGCCATCATGCAGATTGCCCTGTCGGGTTATCTGGCGGCGACGGCTGTCTTGCAGGTGTTTATCGGCCCGATTTCCGACCGCTACGGGCGGCGGATCATCGTGCTGGGCTCACTGCTTATTTTCGTCCTCGCCACCATTGGTGCAACGATGGCCACCACGGTTGAGACCTTCTTGTTCTTTCGCATCATGCAGGCCGCCGTCGCCACATCAATGGCGCTTGGCCGCGCGATTGTGCGCGATATCGTTTCGCAGGATCAAGCGGCCTCGATGATCGGCTATGTCACTATGGGCATGGCACTTGTCCCCATGCTGGGCCCGATGCTGGGCGGGGCGTTAGAGCAAGCCTTTGACTGGCACGCTACGTTTATCTTTCTGATACTCGCGGGCATCGGCACATTTGCGCTGTGCTATTTCGACCTTGGCGAAACCGTCGCGGGCAAAGGCACGAGCTTTCGCGATCAGCTGACCTCTTATCCCGAGCTTTTTCGCTCTCCACGTTTTTGGGGTTACGTTCTTTGTGCGGCTTTCGGATCTGGCGCCTTCTTTGCCCTGTTGGGTGGCGCATCATTTGTTGCGTCCGAAATCTTTGGCCTGTCGCCTATCTGGAGCGGGATGGCCATTGGCGCACCGGCGCTTGGCTATGCCTTTGGCAACTTTCTGTCAGGCCGCTACTCTGTGCGGCTGGGCATTAACCGTATGGCGCTGATCGGCACGGCGATCACCATTGCGGGGCTGGGAACGTCGGCGATCCTGACATGGATCGGCGTGACCCATCCGCTCAACTTCTTCGGCTTCTGCGTCTTCCTTGGCTTGGGCAACGGGATCATGCTGCCCAACGTCATGGCAGGGTCGATCTCGGTGCGCCCCCATCTTGCGGGTACGGCAAGCGGGCTTGGCGGCGCAATCATGATTGGCGGCGGGGCTGCACTTTCGCAATTTGCGGGCGGCATCCTGACCGTTGATAGCGGGACGCTGCCGTTGCAAATGCTCATGCTGCTGGTGTCGGTCCTTGCAATGCTGTCGGTTCTTTTCGTGGTTTGGCGGGAAAAGAGCATCGCTTGA
- a CDS encoding helix-turn-helix domain-containing protein: MAIQKLYAGAKLRELRGRLALTQKAFAEKLGVSLPYLNQMENNNRPVSTGVVLGLAQEFGFDVTELQSGDEARLVSDMREALADPIFTGPAPALADMRLAAANAPALARAFLDLHAAYRQTHERLASLDEALGREDARLRPSPWEEVRDFFHYCDNYIDAVDRAAERFASRTSPGEAMADAAIRMLDSHGITTVFKDATDMRHFDPTTKTLTISQYASRATQTFQLLLQLALIAQEPLLEATLDLARFQSDEARSIAKVGLANYFAGAALMPYGAFLSAAQATRHDLEVLSARFGASIEQVAHRLSTLQRPGAKGIPFFFVRVDQAGTITKRHSATTLQFARYGGACPLWNVHQAFELPGQFLRQLAETPDGVRYFCLARDVSKSGGAYNVPTRRYAIGLGCEVKHAPALVYADHMDLGAAETYAPIGISCRICERRNCHQRSVPPLERQLRVDPDRRGILPYQLD, encoded by the coding sequence ATGGCTATCCAGAAACTCTATGCTGGCGCGAAACTGCGTGAACTGCGCGGCAGGCTCGCGCTGACGCAAAAGGCCTTTGCCGAAAAGCTGGGGGTGTCGCTGCCCTATCTCAACCAGATGGAAAACAACAACAGGCCGGTGTCGACAGGTGTCGTTCTGGGGCTGGCGCAAGAATTCGGCTTTGATGTTACCGAACTGCAATCGGGCGATGAGGCGCGGCTTGTCAGCGACATGCGCGAAGCCTTGGCCGATCCCATCTTTACCGGTCCTGCCCCTGCCCTTGCAGACATGCGCCTTGCTGCCGCAAATGCGCCCGCGCTCGCGCGCGCTTTTCTGGATCTGCATGCGGCCTACCGGCAAACCCACGAAAGGCTCGCGTCACTGGATGAGGCACTGGGCCGCGAAGACGCGCGCCTGCGCCCCAGCCCGTGGGAGGAGGTGCGCGATTTCTTTCATTATTGCGACAACTATATAGATGCCGTGGACCGCGCCGCCGAGCGTTTCGCCAGCCGTACCAGCCCCGGTGAGGCGATGGCGGATGCCGCTATACGGATGCTGGACAGTCACGGCATCACGACCGTGTTCAAAGACGCCACCGATATGCGGCACTTTGACCCCACGACCAAGACCCTGACAATTTCGCAATACGCCAGCCGCGCCACACAAACCTTTCAGCTATTGTTGCAACTGGCCCTTATCGCCCAAGAGCCGCTGCTGGAAGCCACGCTTGATCTTGCCCGTTTTCAATCGGACGAGGCGCGCAGCATCGCCAAAGTGGGGCTGGCCAACTACTTTGCCGGTGCGGCCCTGATGCCCTATGGCGCATTTCTATCCGCAGCGCAGGCCACGCGGCATGATCTGGAAGTGCTGTCGGCCCGTTTCGGCGCGTCCATCGAACAGGTCGCGCACCGGCTCTCAACGCTGCAACGCCCGGGGGCCAAGGGCATTCCGTTTTTCTTTGTCCGTGTCGATCAGGCGGGTACGATCACCAAACGGCACTCGGCCACGACCCTGCAATTTGCACGCTATGGCGGGGCGTGTCCGCTATGGAATGTGCATCAGGCCTTTGAATTACCCGGCCAGTTCCTGCGCCAATTGGCCGAAACGCCCGATGGGGTGCGTTATTTCTGCCTTGCGCGCGATGTCAGCAAATCGGGCGGGGCCTACAACGTGCCAACCCGCCGCTATGCCATCGGGCTGGGGTGTGAGGTCAAACATGCGCCCGCTTTGGTCTATGCCGACCACATGGATCTGGGGGCTGCGGAAACCTATGCGCCCATCGGGATTTCCTGCCGGATCTGCGAACGGCGCAACTGCCACCAACGTTCAGTTCCCCCGTTAGAGCGGCAATTGCGCGTTGACCCCGACCGCCGTGGGATCTTGCCATATCAGCTTGACTAA
- a CDS encoding CoxG family protein, which yields MELKGSKVIAADIDTVWTHLNSAETLKACIPGCEELTGSPEEGFAAVVKQKVGPVKATFKGEVTLENVVPGKSYTITGEGKGGVAGFAKGGADVVLTEVEGGTELTYDVEAKVGGKLAQLGSRIIGGFARKMADEFFERFQNVVEDGEAT from the coding sequence ATGGAACTCAAAGGTTCAAAGGTTATAGCCGCCGATATTGATACGGTGTGGACGCATCTCAATTCGGCCGAAACGCTCAAGGCCTGCATTCCGGGCTGTGAGGAGTTGACCGGTTCGCCCGAAGAAGGGTTTGCAGCCGTCGTGAAACAGAAGGTCGGCCCGGTCAAAGCGACGTTCAAAGGCGAAGTGACGTTGGAAAATGTGGTCCCTGGCAAAAGCTATACCATCACCGGGGAAGGCAAAGGCGGCGTTGCAGGTTTTGCCAAAGGCGGGGCCGATGTGGTGCTGACCGAGGTCGAGGGCGGCACCGAATTGACATATGACGTCGAGGCCAAGGTGGGTGGCAAACTGGCCCAATTGGGCAGCCGCATTATCGGGGGATTCGCCCGCAAGATGGCGGACGAATTCTTTGAGCGTTTTCAGAACGTCGTCGAAGACGGCGAAGCGACCTGA
- a CDS encoding YdcH family protein, producing MSHTPHELIEEFPDQIEAMHTLKENDAHFAKMYDEYHAINRAIHRAETDVEPTDDLHMNEMRKQRMALKDQVAAALRSA from the coding sequence ATGTCACACACCCCTCATGAGCTTATTGAAGAATTTCCCGACCAGATCGAAGCGATGCATACGCTCAAGGAAAATGATGCGCATTTCGCCAAGATGTATGATGAATACCACGCCATTAATCGCGCCATTCACCGGGCCGAAACAGATGTGGAACCTACCGATGATCTGCATATGAACGAAATGCGCAAACAGCGTATGGCGCTCAAAGATCAGGTTGCGGCGGCGCTGCGCTCCGCCTGA
- a CDS encoding thermonuclease family protein, producing the protein MFRSLILLLVLFATPALAAPNGTVRVIDADTIDVGGTRVRLFGIDAPEMGQPCSADGRQWDCGAWTRDAVRNRFEGAFASCQQRDIDRYGRVVAQCTVDGQDMGQLIVYSGMAWAFRRYSETYDLDEKAAAVAGRGLWAVDVQMPSDFRATQFADDPVPNRNCAIKGNVSSGGRIYHMPGQEHYGRTRINPANGERWFCSRAEAEAAGWRAARR; encoded by the coding sequence ATGTTTCGCAGTTTGATCCTTCTTTTGGTGCTCTTCGCTACCCCCGCGCTTGCGGCCCCCAATGGCACGGTCCGTGTCATTGATGCTGACACGATAGATGTGGGTGGCACGCGGGTGCGGCTCTTCGGGATTGATGCGCCGGAAATGGGGCAACCCTGTTCGGCGGACGGGCGGCAATGGGATTGCGGGGCCTGGACCCGTGACGCGGTGCGCAACCGGTTCGAAGGGGCTTTTGCCAGTTGCCAACAACGCGACATTGACCGCTACGGTCGGGTCGTGGCGCAATGCACCGTCGACGGACAGGATATGGGCCAATTGATTGTTTATTCAGGCATGGCTTGGGCGTTCCGGCGCTATTCGGAAACCTATGATCTGGATGAAAAAGCTGCTGCGGTCGCAGGGCGCGGCTTGTGGGCGGTGGACGTGCAGATGCCATCTGACTTTCGCGCAACCCAATTCGCCGATGATCCGGTGCCGAACCGGAATTGTGCAATCAAAGGGAATGTGTCGTCCGGCGGGCGCATCTATCATATGCCCGGACAAGAGCACTATGGCCGCACCCGCATCAACCCCGCCAATGGCGAGCGGTGGTTTTGTTCTCGGGCCGAGGCCGAAGCCGCAGGGTGGCGCGCCGCGCGCCGTTAG
- the betA gene encoding choline dehydrogenase — translation MQADYVIVGAGSAGCAIAYRLAEAGKQVLIIEFGGSDAGPFIQMPAALSYPMNMSRYDWGLKSEPEPHLGGRQLVTPRGKVVGGSSSINGMIYVRGHACDYDHWAASGAHGWSYADVLPYFKRMENWHDSGHGGDPAWRGNDGPLHITRGPRKNPLTRAFVAAGRQAGYPVTDDYNGEQQEGFGPFDATIYKGKRWSAATAFLRPALKRPNCNITRALARRIVIEDGRAVGVEVSRGNKIEVIKANKEVIIAASSLNSPKLLMLSGIGPAAHLQEHGIDVIADRPGVGQNLQDHLELYIQQAATKPVSLFAHWNLRGKAKIGLEWLLWKTGLGGSNQFESAGFIRSKAGVKYPDIQYHFLPIAVSYDGKIVPEGHGFQAHVGPMRSQSRGQVTLRSADPNDHPKIEFNYMSHPQDWEDFRTCIRLTREIFAQPAFDEFRGHEIQPGDAAQSDAELDAVIREHAESAYHPCGTCKMGDASDPMAVVDPETRVIGVEGLRVADSSIFPRVTNGNTNGPSIMVGEKAADHILQRQPLAPSNDRPWIHPDWETQQR, via the coding sequence ATGCAGGCCGATTATGTCATCGTCGGCGCAGGCTCGGCAGGCTGCGCGATTGCCTACCGTCTGGCCGAGGCGGGTAAACAGGTTCTGATCATCGAATTTGGCGGCTCGGATGCGGGCCCCTTTATCCAGATGCCAGCGGCGCTGTCTTATCCCATGAATATGTCACGTTATGACTGGGGCCTGAAATCCGAACCGGAACCGCATTTGGGCGGGCGGCAATTGGTGACGCCACGCGGCAAGGTCGTCGGTGGCTCATCGTCGATCAACGGCATGATCTATGTGCGCGGGCATGCCTGTGACTACGATCATTGGGCGGCAAGCGGCGCGCATGGCTGGTCCTATGCCGATGTGCTGCCCTACTTCAAACGGATGGAAAATTGGCACGATAGCGGCCACGGTGGCGATCCCGCATGGCGTGGCAATGACGGCCCCCTTCATATCACACGCGGTCCACGCAAAAACCCTCTCACACGCGCCTTTGTCGCGGCGGGGCGGCAGGCGGGTTATCCCGTCACCGATGACTATAATGGCGAACAGCAAGAAGGGTTTGGCCCGTTCGATGCCACGATCTACAAAGGCAAACGCTGGTCCGCTGCGACGGCCTTTTTGCGCCCCGCGTTAAAGAGGCCCAACTGTAATATCACCCGCGCCCTTGCGCGGCGCATCGTAATCGAGGACGGGCGCGCCGTGGGCGTCGAGGTTAGCCGTGGCAACAAGATCGAGGTCATCAAGGCCAACAAAGAAGTGATTATTGCTGCCTCATCGCTGAACTCGCCAAAACTTTTGATGTTGTCGGGCATCGGGCCTGCCGCGCATCTGCAAGAACATGGTATCGACGTGATCGCCGACCGTCCCGGTGTAGGCCAGAACCTGCAAGACCATCTGGAACTCTACATCCAGCAAGCCGCAACCAAACCGGTCTCGCTTTTTGCGCATTGGAACCTGCGCGGCAAAGCCAAGATCGGGTTGGAGTGGCTGTTGTGGAAGACCGGATTGGGTGGCTCCAACCAGTTTGAAAGCGCAGGTTTCATCCGCTCCAAAGCAGGGGTGAAATACCCCGATATCCAATACCATTTCTTGCCAATCGCCGTGAGCTATGATGGCAAGATCGTCCCCGAAGGTCACGGGTTCCAAGCCCATGTCGGCCCCATGCGGTCACAATCGCGCGGGCAGGTCACTTTGCGTTCAGCAGACCCCAATGATCACCCGAAAATCGAATTCAACTACATGTCCCACCCGCAAGACTGGGAGGATTTCCGCACCTGCATCCGCCTGACCCGCGAAATCTTTGCGCAACCTGCGTTTGACGAATTCCGTGGTCATGAAATCCAGCCCGGCGATGCCGCGCAAAGCGACGCGGAACTGGATGCGGTGATCCGCGAACACGCCGAAAGCGCCTATCATCCCTGCGGGACGTGCAAGATGGGCGACGCGAGCGATCCGATGGCGGTGGTCGATCCCGAAACACGCGTGATCGGGGTCGAAGGACTGCGCGTGGCGGATAGTTCGATCTTTCCGCGCGTCACCAACGGCAACACCAACGGCCCCTCGATCATGGTCGGCGAAAAGGCCGCTGATCATATCTTGCAGCGTCAACCCCTGGCACCGTCCAATGACCGGCCGTGGATTCACCCGGACTGGGAAACGCAGCAGCGCTAA
- the betC gene encoding choline-sulfatase yields MTKPNILIIMVDQLNGTLFPDGPADWLHAPNLKALAARSTRFANAYTASPLCAPGRASFMSGQLPSRTGVYDNAAEFASSIPTYAHHLRRAGYQTCLSGKMHFVGPDQLHGFEERLTTDIYPPDFGWTPDYRKPRERIDWWYHNMGSVTGAGVAEITNQMEYDDEVCYHATRKLYDLSRGHDARPWCLTVSFTHPHDPYVARKKYWDLYEDCEHLLPEIGPIPYEDQDAHSQRILDANDRDNFDITEEHIKRARRAYFANISYIDDKIGEVLQTLKDTRQQATILFVSDHGDMLGERGLWFKMSFLEGSARVPLMIASDEMAPGLVKTPVSNIDVAPTLCDLAGVDMSEVAPWTAGESLVHLGQGGTRDTPVAMEYAAEGSYAPLVSLRYGKWKYNRCALDPDQLFDLEADPHELTNLAQEAAHQGTLTQLRAKSEARWDLAQFDAAVRQSQACRWVVYEALRNGSYYPWDHQPLQKASERYMRNHMDLNVLEENQRFPRGE; encoded by the coding sequence ATGACCAAACCCAACATCCTGATTATCATGGTTGACCAGCTCAACGGCACATTGTTCCCCGACGGACCGGCCGATTGGCTGCACGCGCCAAACCTCAAAGCGCTGGCCGCGCGGTCCACGCGTTTTGCCAATGCCTACACCGCCTCGCCGCTCTGCGCGCCGGGGCGGGCGTCGTTCATGTCGGGCCAGCTGCCGTCGCGGACGGGTGTTTATGACAACGCCGCGGAATTCGCGTCATCCATCCCGACCTATGCGCACCATTTGCGGCGGGCAGGGTATCAGACCTGCTTGTCGGGCAAGATGCACTTTGTCGGACCTGACCAGTTGCACGGGTTTGAGGAACGGCTGACCACAGATATCTACCCGCCTGATTTCGGCTGGACCCCCGACTATCGCAAACCGAGAGAGCGGATTGACTGGTGGTATCACAACATGGGTTCCGTGACGGGCGCAGGCGTGGCCGAAATCACCAACCAGATGGAGTATGACGACGAGGTTTGCTATCACGCAACGCGCAAGCTCTATGACCTTTCACGCGGTCATGATGCGCGGCCATGGTGTCTGACTGTCAGCTTCACACACCCGCATGATCCTTATGTGGCGCGCAAGAAATACTGGGACCTCTACGAGGACTGTGAGCACTTGCTGCCAGAGATCGGGCCGATCCCTTACGAGGATCAAGACGCCCATTCCCAACGCATCCTTGACGCCAACGATCGCGATAACTTCGATATTACAGAAGAGCATATCAAGCGCGCGCGCCGCGCGTACTTTGCCAACATCTCCTACATTGATGACAAGATCGGCGAAGTGCTGCAAACGCTGAAAGACACGCGGCAACAGGCGACCATTCTCTTTGTGTCGGACCATGGCGATATGTTGGGCGAGCGCGGCTTGTGGTTCAAAATGTCGTTCCTGGAAGGGTCTGCGCGTGTGCCCCTGATGATCGCCAGCGACGAAATGGCGCCGGGGCTGGTTAAAACTCCCGTCAGCAACATCGACGTGGCGCCGACACTCTGCGATCTGGCAGGGGTTGATATGTCGGAGGTGGCGCCTTGGACGGCGGGCGAAAGCCTTGTGCATCTGGGGCAAGGCGGGACGCGCGACACGCCTGTTGCAATGGAATACGCTGCCGAGGGTAGCTATGCGCCGCTGGTATCGCTGCGCTATGGCAAATGGAAATATAACCGCTGCGCGCTCGATCCCGATCAGCTCTTTGATCTGGAGGCCGACCCGCACGAGCTCACAAATCTTGCTCAAGAAGCGGCACATCAAGGCACCCTGACCCAACTGCGCGCCAAATCCGAGGCGCGCTGGGATCTGGCGCAATTTGACGCCGCCGTGCGGCAATCGCAGGCCTGCCGCTGGGTCGTCTATGAGGCGTTGCGCAACGGCAGCTACTATCCTTGGGATCACCAGCCGCTGCAAAAAGCATCCGAGCGCTACATGCGCAACCATATGGATCTCAACGTGCTGGAAGAAAACCAACGGTTTCCCCGTGGCGAATAA
- the betI gene encoding choline-binding transcriptional repressor BetI: MPKLGMEPIRRAALVKATIDEIGAVGNLDVTVSNIAKRAGMSSALAHHYFGGKEQIFLAAMRHTLALYAAEVRGALKEASGHRGRLEAVIRAGFASSNFQPEVIAAWLNFYVLAQTSTPAHDLLRIYQQRLHSNLMYDLRPLIGTRAEGAATRIAGLIDGLYLRQGLSRTSADQSDATKQALALLHIELEGRTQ; this comes from the coding sequence ATGCCAAAGCTTGGAATGGAGCCTATCCGCCGCGCGGCCTTAGTGAAAGCCACGATTGATGAAATTGGGGCTGTCGGCAATCTTGATGTCACGGTAAGCAATATTGCTAAGCGTGCTGGAATGTCATCGGCGCTGGCACATCATTATTTTGGCGGCAAGGAACAGATCTTTCTGGCGGCCATGCGGCATACGTTGGCGCTTTATGCCGCCGAGGTGCGCGGCGCTTTGAAAGAGGCCTCGGGGCATCGGGGGCGGCTGGAGGCGGTGATCCGGGCGGGCTTTGCTTCATCCAATTTCCAGCCCGAAGTCATTGCCGCTTGGCTGAATTTTTATGTTCTGGCGCAGACCTCGACTCCGGCACATGATCTGCTGCGCATCTATCAGCAACGTTTGCACAGCAATCTGATGTACGACTTGCGGCCTTTGATCGGAACGCGCGCTGAAGGCGCTGCAACGCGGATCGCGGGGCTGATTGACGGGTTGTATCTGCGGCAAGGCCTGTCGCGCACCAGCGCAGACCAATCGGACGCCACAAAGCAGGCGCTGGCGCTGCTGCACATTGAACTTGAAGGGCGGACCCAATGA
- the choX gene encoding choline ABC transporter substrate-binding protein, with translation MKLKSTLSVLAICAAAPAFANCDLVRFSDVGWTDITATTATTSIVLEALGYETTTDILSVPITYASMAQGDIDVFLGNWMPTMEGDIASYREAGTVETVRTNLEGAKYTLATNAAGVAAGITDFASIASAMDALDGKIYGIEAGNDGNRLIQDMIDADAFGLSGFEVVESSEQGMLAQVERSDDRDEAIVFLGWEPHPMNANFDMTYLPGGDDYFGPDLGGAIVATNTRAGYVEECPNTGKLLQNLEFSLAMENEIMSAILNDDADPSDAAKAWLAANPSTWTAWLDGVTTKDGGDAVAAVTAALAD, from the coding sequence ATGAAACTGAAATCAACGCTATCCGTGCTGGCCATTTGCGCCGCTGCGCCTGCTTTTGCGAACTGTGATCTGGTCCGCTTTTCCGACGTGGGCTGGACAGACATTACAGCCACAACAGCAACCACATCCATCGTCCTTGAGGCGCTGGGATACGAGACAACCACAGATATCCTGTCTGTTCCGATCACATATGCGTCGATGGCGCAGGGCGACATTGATGTCTTCTTGGGCAATTGGATGCCAACGATGGAAGGCGATATCGCCAGCTACCGCGAAGCGGGCACCGTGGAAACAGTGCGCACCAACCTTGAAGGCGCAAAATACACGCTGGCCACGAACGCCGCAGGCGTTGCTGCAGGGATCACTGACTTTGCCTCAATTGCATCCGCAATGGATGCGCTGGACGGCAAAATCTACGGCATCGAGGCCGGCAATGACGGCAACCGCCTGATCCAGGATATGATTGATGCCGATGCCTTTGGCCTGTCCGGTTTTGAGGTCGTCGAAAGCTCTGAACAAGGCATGCTGGCACAGGTCGAACGGTCCGATGACCGTGACGAGGCCATCGTGTTCCTCGGGTGGGAACCGCATCCGATGAACGCAAACTTCGACATGACCTACCTGCCTGGCGGCGATGATTATTTCGGCCCCGACCTTGGGGGTGCCATTGTGGCCACAAACACGCGTGCGGGTTACGTGGAAGAATGCCCGAACACGGGCAAGCTGTTGCAAAACCTCGAATTCTCGCTTGCGATGGAAAACGAGATCATGAGCGCGATCCTGAACGATGATGCCGACCCAAGCGATGCCGCGAAAGCATGGCTTGCTGCGAACCCATCGACTTGGACGGCGTGGCTGGACGGCGTGACAACCAAAGATGGCGGTGACGCTGTTGCCGCCGTGACTGCGGCCTTGGCAGACTAA
- the choW gene encoding choline ABC transporter permease subunit, translating to MNWLTDNKIPVGDWSENAVDWLKDNGRPAFDAVSDGLDFMIDGIVWALQTPPEFVVIAAFVLLTWMLQRSWKVCVLVLVCLLFVLNQGYWDETIDSLALVLSSCVVCMGLGVPIGIFLAHRPRAYQALSPVLDLMQTLPAFVYLIPAIVFFGLGMVPGLFATVIFVLPAPIRLTYLGVSNTPTSLLEAAEAFGATPTQRLWKVELPYAVPQIMAGLNQVIMLSLSMVVISAYVGANGLGKPVVQALGRNDPGLGFESGLVIVAVAIMLDRMLRVKSK from the coding sequence ATGAATTGGCTAACAGACAACAAGATCCCAGTTGGTGACTGGTCGGAAAACGCAGTCGACTGGCTCAAAGACAACGGCCGACCCGCCTTTGATGCGGTCAGTGACGGGCTGGATTTCATGATCGACGGAATCGTCTGGGCCCTGCAAACCCCACCCGAGTTTGTGGTCATCGCAGCCTTTGTCCTGCTGACATGGATGTTGCAGCGCTCGTGGAAGGTTTGCGTACTGGTGCTGGTTTGTCTGCTGTTTGTCCTGAACCAAGGATATTGGGACGAAACCATAGACAGCTTGGCGCTGGTGCTGTCATCTTGCGTGGTGTGTATGGGTCTTGGCGTGCCGATTGGCATCTTTCTGGCGCACCGTCCGCGCGCCTATCAGGCGCTTAGCCCTGTGCTCGACCTGATGCAAACCCTGCCTGCCTTTGTCTATCTGATCCCGGCGATTGTGTTCTTCGGCCTTGGAATGGTGCCGGGGCTGTTCGCAACCGTGATCTTTGTGCTGCCCGCGCCTATCCGGTTGACCTATCTGGGCGTCTCGAACACGCCCACTTCATTGCTGGAAGCCGCTGAAGCCTTCGGGGCCACCCCCACACAGCGGTTGTGGAAAGTCGAACTGCCCTATGCCGTGCCCCAGATCATGGCGGGCCTGAACCAGGTGATCATGCTGTCGTTGTCGATGGTGGTGATCTCGGCCTATGTGGGCGCAAACGGGCTTGGCAAACCCGTTGTGCAAGCACTGGGGCGCAACGATCCGGGGCTCGGGTTTGAAAGCGGATTGGTCATTGTTGCGGTTGCAATCATGCTGGACCGGATGTTGCGGGTGAAATCCAAATGA
- the choV gene encoding choline ABC transporter ATP-binding protein: MNAVEFDNVSIVFGAKPETALPLMDQGLERSEIREQTDQILGVHNCSLNVKVGEILVLMGLSGSGKSTLLRAVNGLNPVIRGEVRINDGDWTCSVGQSSANDLRRVRRECVSMVFQQFGLLPWRTVRDNVGLGLELAGMDATTRRARVDQELEMVGLADRADALVGELSGGMQQRVGLARAFATDAPILLMDEPFSALDPLIRTRLQDELLELQKQRGRTIIFVSHDLDEAFKIGNRIAIMEGGRIVQCGTPRDIFTNPANGYVAEFVAHMNPLGVLTARDVMTDGTADGPVIDVETPVQDIIHRIDASGLQVTENGAPIGVVTQSSLIARLGPQAD; the protein is encoded by the coding sequence ATGAATGCTGTTGAATTCGACAATGTCTCGATCGTGTTCGGGGCCAAGCCCGAGACCGCCCTTCCCCTCATGGATCAAGGGCTGGAACGCTCCGAGATCCGCGAACAAACCGACCAGATTTTAGGTGTGCATAACTGTTCGCTGAACGTGAAGGTTGGTGAAATCCTCGTGCTGATGGGGCTGTCAGGCTCGGGCAAATCAACACTGCTGCGCGCTGTGAACGGGCTCAACCCGGTGATCCGGGGCGAGGTGCGCATCAATGACGGCGACTGGACCTGCAGTGTCGGCCAAAGTTCTGCCAATGATCTACGCCGGGTGCGGCGCGAATGCGTGTCGATGGTGTTTCAGCAATTCGGCCTTCTGCCTTGGCGGACGGTGCGCGACAATGTAGGGCTCGGGCTTGAGCTTGCAGGGATGGACGCCACCACACGGCGTGCCCGCGTCGATCAGGAGCTTGAAATGGTCGGCCTTGCAGACCGAGCCGATGCGCTGGTGGGCGAGCTTTCGGGCGGGATGCAACAGCGCGTGGGTCTTGCCCGTGCTTTTGCGACCGACGCGCCGATCCTTTTGATGGATGAACCTTTCTCGGCGCTTGATCCGCTGATCCGCACCCGCCTGCAGGACGAGTTGTTAGAGCTGCAAAAACAACGCGGGCGTACAATTATTTTTGTCAGCCACGATCTGGATGAGGCGTTCAAGATCGGTAACCGCATCGCGATTATGGAAGGCGGGCGCATTGTCCAGTGCGGCACGCCGCGTGATATTTTCACCAATCCCGCCAATGGCTATGTTGCGGAATTCGTGGCTCATATGAACCCACTGGGCGTTCTGACTGCGCGCGATGTAATGACTGATGGCACCGCAGACGGGCCCGTGATTGACGTGGAAACACCTGTGCAGGACATCATCCACCGGATTGATGCGTCAGGTCTGCAAGTCACCGAAAACGGTGCGCCGATTGGCGTGGTGACACAAAGCTCGCTCATCGCACGGCTTGGCCCACAAGCGGATTAG